A single region of the Arthrobacter sp. zg-Y20 genome encodes:
- a CDS encoding carbohydrate ABC transporter permease, with protein MTSVPMVEQTAGRKAAEAAKRRRDRGGQDQRPGRVNVRAAKTGGYNKRPGFLTYGLLGAVILGSALPILWSVLAASHDSTAIAKGVPLIPGGNFFANAATVLDTIPFWRALGNSVLVSTVTAASVVIFSSLAGFAFAKLRFKGSKVLLVFVVATMAVPTQLGVIPLFIVMSKLGWTGTMGAVIIPGLVTAFGVFWMTQYLQDALPDELIEAVRMDGANMWQSFWHVALPAARPAAAMLALFTFVATWTNFFWPLIVLNAQNPTLPVALAQLQSARFVDYSVVLAGVVLSTIPLFIVFAVAGRHLVAGIMQGAVKG; from the coding sequence ATGACTTCCGTACCCATGGTCGAACAGACCGCCGGCCGCAAGGCCGCCGAAGCAGCCAAGCGACGCCGTGACCGCGGCGGGCAGGACCAGCGTCCGGGACGGGTCAATGTCCGGGCGGCGAAGACGGGCGGGTACAACAAGCGGCCCGGCTTCCTCACCTACGGGCTGCTCGGAGCAGTGATCCTGGGCTCAGCCCTGCCGATCCTCTGGTCCGTCCTGGCCGCCAGCCACGACAGCACCGCAATTGCCAAGGGGGTGCCGCTGATCCCCGGCGGTAACTTCTTTGCCAATGCCGCAACAGTGCTCGACACCATCCCGTTCTGGCGGGCCCTGGGCAACAGCGTCCTTGTCTCCACAGTGACGGCGGCCTCCGTGGTGATCTTCTCCTCCCTGGCCGGCTTCGCCTTCGCCAAGCTGCGCTTCAAGGGTTCGAAGGTGCTGCTGGTCTTCGTGGTGGCCACCATGGCCGTTCCCACGCAGCTCGGCGTCATTCCGCTGTTCATCGTGATGTCCAAACTCGGCTGGACCGGCACCATGGGCGCCGTCATCATTCCCGGGCTCGTCACCGCGTTCGGCGTGTTCTGGATGACCCAGTACCTCCAGGACGCCCTGCCGGACGAATTGATTGAAGCCGTCCGGATGGACGGCGCGAACATGTGGCAGTCGTTCTGGCACGTGGCCCTGCCGGCCGCCCGACCGGCTGCCGCCATGCTGGCACTGTTCACCTTCGTTGCCACATGGACCAACTTCTTCTGGCCCCTGATTGTGCTCAACGCGCAGAATCCGACGCTGCCGGTGGCCTTGGCGCAACTGCAGTCGGCTCGTTTCGTGGACTACTCGGTGGTCCTTGCCGGAGTGGTGCTCTCCACCATTCCGCTGTTTATTGTTTTCGCCGTCGCAGGACGGCACCTGGTTGCAGGAATTATGCAGGGAGCGGTTAAGGGATGA
- a CDS encoding sugar ABC transporter permease — protein MAVTVKPPAARTPVRRLGFSSRLARWDVKVSPYLYVSPFFIIFAIVGLFPLIYTGWVSLHNWNLIGGNQGFTGVENFTFVLSQPYFWNAVGNTFSIFLISAVPQIILAIAIAAVLDANLRAKTFWRMGVLVPYIVAPVAVGLIFGNLFADQSGAINGALTSIGLPAIPWHANSLASHVAIATMVDFRWTGYNALIFLAAMQAIPRDMYEAAIIDGASRWRQFISITVPMLRPTVIFVVITATIGGLQIFDEARVFDTYGLGGADRQWQTLTIYIWELGWGQRNLGRASAVAWLLFVIIVVIAALNFFITRRIATQGGRK, from the coding sequence ATGGCTGTCACCGTCAAGCCGCCGGCAGCGCGGACGCCGGTACGGCGGTTAGGGTTCAGCAGCCGGCTGGCCCGCTGGGACGTCAAAGTCTCCCCGTACCTTTACGTTTCGCCGTTTTTCATCATCTTCGCCATCGTCGGGCTGTTCCCGCTGATCTACACCGGATGGGTTTCCCTGCACAACTGGAACCTGATCGGCGGCAACCAGGGCTTCACCGGCGTCGAGAACTTCACCTTTGTGCTCTCCCAGCCGTATTTCTGGAATGCGGTGGGCAACACCTTCAGCATCTTCCTGATCTCCGCAGTGCCCCAGATCATTCTGGCCATTGCCATTGCTGCTGTCCTGGATGCCAACCTCCGCGCCAAGACCTTCTGGCGCATGGGTGTGCTCGTGCCCTACATCGTTGCCCCCGTAGCTGTGGGCCTGATTTTCGGCAACCTCTTCGCTGACCAGTCGGGTGCCATCAACGGTGCGCTGACCTCCATCGGACTCCCGGCCATTCCCTGGCATGCCAACTCCCTGGCCAGCCACGTCGCGATTGCGACCATGGTGGACTTCCGCTGGACCGGCTACAACGCGCTGATCTTCCTGGCCGCCATGCAGGCGATCCCGCGGGACATGTACGAGGCCGCGATTATCGACGGCGCCAGCCGCTGGCGGCAGTTCATCTCCATTACCGTGCCCATGCTGCGCCCGACCGTCATTTTCGTTGTCATCACCGCCACCATCGGCGGACTGCAGATCTTCGACGAGGCCCGCGTCTTCGACACGTACGGGCTCGGCGGTGCAGACCGCCAATGGCAGACCCTGACGATCTACATCTGGGAACTGGGTTGGGGTCAGCGCAACCTGGGACGTGCTTCTGCAGTGGCCTGGCTGCTGTTCGTCATCATCGTGGTCATCGCCGCACTGAACTTCTTCATCACCCGACGCATCGCCACCCAGGGAGGACGGAAATGA
- a CDS encoding ABC transporter substrate-binding protein: protein MSTKPTSAGRARRRGPAVAASVAAAALLLTACGGGDDGASGDDGKVTLSVSTFNEFGYEDLFKEYEAANPNVKIVHDKKATSDNAHDNLNTKLAAGSGLSDIEGIEVDWLPELKQYSDQFADLASPEVEGRWLDWKEEDATVDGKLIGYGTDVGPEGVCYRADLFAAAGLPTDREEVAKLLEGDWDHYFEVGEQFTAKSDAAWYDSAMAVYQGQINQVKNAYEENDGKVIATENPEVKEIYTKVLENSVDKDLSAHLEQWSDDYEAGFQSGAFATTLCPGWMLGSIEGNAAGVEGWDIANVFPGGGGNWGGSYLTVPTQGKNQEEAIKLAQWLTAPEQQIKAFEAKGTFPSQTEAYESDTLLNSTNEFFNDAPVGKILVDRANAVTMTPFKGPNYFTINTNMAQALNRVDVLKTDDANSSWEKFVASVDALQ from the coding sequence ATGAGTACCAAACCCACATCGGCAGGCCGCGCACGCCGCCGGGGTCCCGCGGTTGCCGCATCGGTCGCAGCCGCAGCCCTTCTGCTCACCGCCTGCGGAGGCGGCGACGACGGAGCATCAGGAGATGACGGAAAGGTGACGCTCAGCGTCAGCACGTTCAACGAGTTCGGCTACGAGGATCTCTTCAAGGAGTACGAGGCCGCCAACCCGAACGTGAAGATCGTGCACGACAAGAAGGCTACCTCCGACAACGCGCATGACAACCTGAACACCAAGCTGGCAGCCGGGTCGGGCCTGTCGGACATTGAAGGCATCGAAGTTGACTGGCTGCCGGAGCTGAAGCAGTATTCGGACCAGTTCGCGGATCTTGCCAGCCCGGAAGTCGAAGGGCGCTGGCTGGACTGGAAAGAAGAAGACGCCACAGTTGACGGCAAGCTGATCGGCTACGGCACCGACGTCGGTCCGGAAGGCGTCTGCTACCGGGCGGACCTCTTCGCCGCTGCCGGCCTGCCGACCGACCGCGAGGAAGTTGCCAAGCTGCTCGAGGGCGACTGGGACCACTACTTCGAGGTTGGCGAGCAGTTCACCGCCAAGTCCGACGCCGCGTGGTACGACTCGGCCATGGCCGTCTACCAGGGCCAGATCAACCAGGTGAAGAACGCCTACGAGGAAAATGACGGCAAAGTCATTGCCACCGAGAACCCGGAAGTGAAGGAGATCTACACCAAGGTCCTCGAGAACTCCGTGGATAAGGACCTCTCCGCCCACCTGGAACAGTGGTCCGATGACTATGAGGCGGGCTTCCAGAGCGGCGCCTTTGCCACCACCCTCTGCCCGGGCTGGATGCTGGGCAGCATCGAAGGCAACGCGGCCGGCGTTGAAGGCTGGGACATTGCCAACGTATTCCCGGGCGGCGGCGGAAACTGGGGCGGTTCCTACCTGACCGTTCCCACCCAGGGCAAGAACCAGGAAGAGGCCATCAAGCTGGCCCAGTGGCTCACCGCCCCTGAACAGCAGATCAAGGCCTTCGAAGCCAAGGGCACCTTCCCCAGCCAGACTGAGGCCTACGAGTCCGACACCCTGCTGAATTCCACAAACGAATTCTTCAATGACGCACCGGTCGGCAAGATCCTGGTGGACCGGGCCAACGCGGTCACCATGACTCCGTTCAAGGGTCCGAACTACTTCACCATCAACACCAACATGGCCCAGGCACTGAACCGGGTGGATGTCCTCAAGACCGATGACGCCAACTCCTCCTGGGAGAAGTTCGTCGCCAGCGTCGACGCCCTGCAGTAG
- a CDS encoding hotdog fold thioesterase translates to MADTGVTPGKSPAHPLLVFDAASQWLGIEVLELRDGAARISMLLRPEMLNGFGIAHGGMVFAFADTAFALACNPEAGGPAPQRTEVTVAAGADITFLASAHAGDILTAHAEHRAGSGRSGVYDIEVRADRPDGTSDVVALFRGRSRTIRGPLPDPPSRPDAGREPAPFPTGNSA, encoded by the coding sequence ATGGCTGACACCGGCGTCACCCCGGGCAAATCCCCCGCCCATCCCCTTCTGGTTTTCGATGCCGCCTCGCAGTGGCTGGGCATCGAAGTCCTGGAGCTCCGGGACGGCGCAGCGCGCATTTCCATGTTGCTGCGCCCGGAAATGCTCAACGGTTTCGGCATTGCGCACGGCGGCATGGTTTTTGCCTTCGCCGACACCGCCTTTGCGCTGGCCTGCAACCCGGAAGCCGGCGGACCGGCCCCGCAGCGGACCGAGGTTACCGTGGCTGCGGGGGCAGACATCACCTTCCTGGCGTCGGCGCACGCGGGTGACATCCTCACCGCCCACGCCGAGCACCGGGCGGGCAGCGGCCGCAGCGGTGTTTATGACATTGAGGTGCGGGCCGACCGCCCCGACGGCACATCCGACGTCGTCGCCCTTTTCCGCGGACGCTCACGCACCATCCGCGGCCCGCTCCCGGACCCGCCCTCCCGTCCCGACGCCGGCCGGGAGCCGGCCCCGTTCCCGACAGGAAACAGCGCATGA
- the paaK gene encoding phenylacetate--CoA ligase PaaK translates to MKTSPAKSAAANPAALDPASLDPEERMSRDELEDLQLRRLQQTLAYAYERVPLYRTKFDDAGVHPSDLRELGDLRLFPYTTKEDLRSTYPFGMFAVPQHQVSRIHASSGTTGRPTVVGYTSGDLDRWAALVARSLRASGVRPGDKVHNAYGYGLFTGGLGAHFGAEKLGCTVIPISGGQTERQIQLILDFEPDTILCTPTYLLAIADAMAAAGIDPRSTSLRTAVLGAEPWTEEMRHELETLMDLDACDIYGLSEVMGPGVAGECVESKDGAHIWEDHFRPEIIDPFDDTRVLNDGEPGELVFTSLTKEALPIIRYRTHDLTRLLPGTARPSMRRMGRITGRSDDMVILRGVNLFPTQVEEIALRLPALSPHFQLEITRPERMDELTVRIERREETSAPEAATAAVELAAQIKVHVGSSCTVEVVEPGTLARSSGKLRRIYDLRRQPGAAPS, encoded by the coding sequence ATGAAGACTTCCCCCGCCAAATCCGCCGCCGCGAATCCCGCCGCCCTGGATCCTGCTTCCCTGGATCCCGAGGAGCGGATGAGCCGGGACGAACTGGAGGACCTGCAGCTGCGGCGCCTGCAGCAGACGCTGGCCTACGCCTACGAGCGGGTTCCGCTCTACCGGACCAAGTTCGACGACGCCGGCGTGCACCCCTCGGATTTGCGCGAGCTGGGCGACCTGCGGCTTTTCCCGTACACCACCAAGGAGGACCTGCGTTCAACGTACCCCTTCGGCATGTTCGCGGTACCGCAGCACCAGGTCTCGCGCATCCACGCGTCCTCGGGAACCACGGGGCGGCCCACGGTGGTCGGCTACACCTCCGGAGACCTGGACCGCTGGGCCGCCCTGGTGGCACGTTCGCTGCGTGCGTCCGGGGTGCGGCCGGGCGACAAGGTGCACAATGCGTACGGCTACGGGCTGTTTACCGGCGGGCTGGGCGCACACTTCGGAGCGGAGAAACTGGGCTGCACCGTCATACCGATCTCCGGCGGGCAGACCGAACGCCAGATCCAGCTGATTCTGGACTTCGAGCCGGACACCATCCTCTGCACCCCCACCTATCTGCTGGCGATCGCCGACGCGATGGCGGCCGCCGGCATTGATCCCCGGTCCACGTCGCTTCGAACCGCGGTGCTGGGTGCCGAACCATGGACAGAGGAAATGCGGCATGAACTCGAAACCCTGATGGACCTGGATGCCTGCGACATTTACGGCCTCTCCGAGGTGATGGGCCCGGGCGTGGCCGGCGAGTGCGTGGAGAGCAAGGACGGTGCACACATCTGGGAGGACCACTTCCGCCCCGAGATCATCGATCCCTTTGATGACACCCGGGTGCTCAACGACGGCGAGCCCGGGGAACTGGTCTTCACCTCCCTGACCAAGGAAGCGCTGCCGATCATCCGCTACCGGACCCATGACCTGACCCGCCTGCTGCCCGGCACGGCGCGGCCGTCCATGCGCCGGATGGGCAGGATCACCGGCCGGAGCGACGACATGGTCATCTTGCGCGGCGTGAATCTCTTCCCCACCCAGGTCGAGGAAATCGCGCTGCGCCTGCCGGCCCTCAGCCCGCACTTCCAACTGGAAATCACGCGGCCGGAGCGGATGGATGAACTCACCGTGCGGATCGAGCGGCGGGAAGAGACCTCCGCACCGGAGGCCGCCACCGCCGCCGTCGAGTTGGCGGCGCAGATCAAGGTCCATGTCGGCTCCTCCTGCACTGTGGAGGTGGTGGAACCGGGCACGCTGGCACGCTCCAGCGGCAAGCTGCGCCGGATCTACGATCTGCGCCGGCAGCCCGGCGCCGCGCCGTCGTGA